A genomic region of Terriglobia bacterium contains the following coding sequences:
- a CDS encoding OsmC family protein, with amino-acid sequence MPARKAEAVWEGGLMDGKGRMKLGSGAFEGNYSFRTRFEEEKGTNPEELIGAAHAGCFSMALSAGLGKAGYKPKSIRTTATVHLEKVGEGFGITRIELRTEAIVPGIDAAAFKDYAEKAKLGCPVSKALAGCEISLEAKLVQG; translated from the coding sequence ATGCCGGCACGCAAAGCCGAGGCTGTCTGGGAAGGCGGCCTGATGGATGGGAAGGGCAGGATGAAGCTTGGAAGCGGCGCCTTCGAGGGAAATTACTCTTTCCGCACGCGATTCGAAGAAGAAAAAGGGACCAATCCGGAAGAGTTGATTGGCGCAGCGCATGCGGGCTGCTTCTCGATGGCACTGTCGGCGGGGCTGGGCAAGGCGGGGTACAAGCCCAAGAGCATCCGCACCACAGCCACTGTTCACCTGGAAAAAGTGGGCGAAGGCTTTGGCATTACCAGGATCGAGCTCCGGACCGAAGCCATCGTGCCGGGAATTGACGCCGCTGCTTTCAAGGACTATGCGGAGAAGGCCAAGCTTGGCTGCCCGGTTTCCAAAGCCCTTGCAGGCTGCGAGATCAGCCTCGAAGCAAAGCTGGTTCAGGGGTAA